The Besnoitia besnoiti strain Bb-Ger1 chromosome IV, whole genome shotgun sequence genome contains a region encoding:
- a CDS encoding PAN domain-containing protein (encoded by transcript BESB_054220) yields the protein MDPPPQKPAVRRISWRRMAVAAAAVACLGLSARSVSASSASQCYENNTDYRDSDVEKVETGSVLSFLSCQELCVAHPYCFYWTWDATTKNCYLKEKSALSGRITGSSVLGFVSGPKHCVSSAPRTPGCFHANTDYVGHDIAKVEDGTITSPSSCQTACQQTAGCQYWTFVGQTSSCYLKDHQALLGHKHSSDTVGMTSGPRDCLPQASAWCFEGNVDYAGYDVEKVESGQVTSATACQQLCMALPQCYYFTWVSSENNCYLKGSGAIQGRRSNYATVGMVSGPKVCHSNPPGACYELNVDYYGHDVQKIETGQVTTATMCHELCRGKEGCFHWTWVKQTQSCYLKGPYALQGRVHDSTKIGMVSGPKTCINPPVPCYEMDVDYRGGLVSETGPGSAASASMCQSLCQASRVCYFWTWDRTTRNCYLKDSTASSFRVSDASTIGFVSGPKDCDPLPPACMELDVDYFGHDIKKIEDEQVDSAASCQSRCQATSGCIYWTWVSQTMKCYLKDMHALIGRVQSPQTVGMVSGPKYCTPTPPGCHEWDVDYQGFDIKKLEGQCSSAKMCQSMCQGTTGCSFWSYVSSTNSCYLKSHLALNGHQSNESTLGIVSGPAFCPIQPICREENVDYAGYDVQKIESGDVASTKACQALCEQLPECSFWTWVSYTRHCYLKNHYALIGRDAGPAAAGMTSGPKRCTAVPQACHEYNVDYRGHDVKKLESGKVLSADTCRALCQVDHSCHYWTWVRATNNCYLEDQYAPLGRIQDGSTAGMVSGSRRCGEQFAGSCYESGVDYYGYDIEKLETGEVTTPSACQALCKGRTGCYYWTWVKTTQSCYLKNPYALQGWLRNSSTMDKISGAKDCVPAPPTCHELDVDYRGFDVQKLETNSINSYVECQSLCEANERCFYWTWVSQKKSCYLKDHGALLGRVQDAATAGLVSGPKLCAPHEHCYEIDVDYRGFDTEKIENGKVTSAALCHHHCLASAACAYWTWVGQTSNCYLKNSSAVLGRVQDFSTVGMVSGPRTCFPAAGTLEINVDFFGHNIKLIDDGSIRSYTDCQYVCQQYTDCHYWTYYQDSRSCFLKNASAPTMRVPRQSTVSGPKFYDQPSFPEPPTPEGPLPECFHTNVEFTGTEVQSLVSSTATECHATCQTSNVCSFFTFYRHERRCVLKTSETGEPLKELPVGFAVSGMRSCSIGQPHDSAPPCAVYNTEYVGQESDSDAAISAVECQVLCQRSRLCNFFTYYKQDGRCALKQFDSHSAELQEIPFGYAISATKYCGPPPSSAVPSCADRNVEYLGATVGDVATTTSAADCQALCQNAPTCEFFTFDGRTTACVLKKAYPGGEDKIYKLSKPYAASALKYCVPSQADPECAEKDTLYLGIDTAPIVTVETALECQKLCQHSTECEFFTFNDVEKRCRQRRSPVVGATVQKVSFPNVVSAMKYCTSPNEPQTTPYSEENVELKSHNLEISPVAADNVTACLDACNNQPDCYYWTFYSTVDRAMSCHLKNARAMAGKTQFAGAVSGSREVEIALDPQTEYVGANLPQDPVAVASPQECREACSLAPECAYWTYYSNRVVNCFLKDSAAKDSRRKNPDATSGSRHAVMGPVPMKYLDDRKYEPAMSAGPAAFRTVLTTPTAEQCQARAQANTQKLFWSWNKFDHTCNFYGPEVVGTETYDFEWVSGHAESQDKSYSSEAYTYGQGVYLLHLGSFEAKQAPSPKACAEECGKSKLCRSASFTRGVDGGAPNCYLGGLAGQTLAASKDSVVVAQNRATLMVAKKPIPSHLEEHPDTPIPQCIDLCRRSGECKRWAFDLSKNICYLYREIGAEQDDPNFLIADIGIHLEEIEQLILLDTALTPTAVESIVTPVANCKNACQKVQCFAYSYVPAAAGGSDICHIGNIREAKDLKTFAVSRKGSVLIRNPGGAMATGVAYVGEASEEDASQLNAASACAEACSSARDCKAWTFRGEEKLCELFASVSGVVPDSGSVVSGNETADAATLEKSPTKTGMVISTSWKTTVLAKQPMSTEQECEELCATTEKCVQWSAATQEDGTVECIAGTWNAALEEKTNAHTSVLGSRFFTPFLELKGTTITTDEPDPSLDPAKHCATRCATEVDTCHAWTLLTSSSTKTCHYFTEEAAVVSVTNPLAVSGSRGVLDIQLPVIYGAHEEPKAQADPATSVLACQQKCEGDASCLAWTWNYTQDWPDACTVVTDPLFKHEATNGTILVMMERRFLQPFLLLAGEDNDVLQREDGSATTDGLCQCMGKCYNNAECSAWSFELTENGSVCKLYSAFEKQPGYGFGISGSRRDASSCPTEVEEHLLLENPALIEPEGTLDEILSQAGQHTGYTAGVALITPVGEDPPKYKLAKEGGHGGLSSAEAAIVFNYVVSLGP from the exons ATGGATCCCCCTCCTCAAAAGCCGGCAGTCAGACGTATCTCGTGGAGGCGCAtggccgtcgcggccgccgcggtggCGTGCCTTGGCCTTTCCGCCAG gtCTGTGTCTGCGTCATCGG CGTCACAGTGCTACGAAAACAATACGGACTACCGTGACTCTGACGTCGAAAAAGTTGAGACAGGATCTGTGCTATCGTTTCTGTCTTGCCAAGAGCTGTGCGTGGCGCACCCATATTGTTTCTATTGGACATGGGATGCGACCACTAAGAACTGCTACCTAAAGGAAAAAAGTGCGCTCTCAGGACGCATTACAGGCTCCAGTGTACTGGGGTTTGTCTCCGGTCCCAAACACTGCGTCTCGTCCGCCCCGAGGACGCCCG GGTGCTTCCACGCCAATACAGACTATGTCGGCCATGATATCGCGAAGGTCGAAGACGGCACCATAACCAGCCCGAGTTCATGCCAGACGGCATGCCAGCAGACTGCTGGATGCCAGTACTGGACCTTCGTCGGCCAGACTTCGTCATGCTACTTGAAAGACCACCAAGCTCTCCTCGGTCACAAGCACAGCTCCGACACAGTGGGCATGACCTCTGGCCCCCGGGACTGCCTGCCTCAGGCTTCAG CTTGGTGCTTTGAGGGCAACGTAGATTATGCCGGCTACGATGTGGAGAAAGTGGAGAGTGGGCAGGTCACCTCGGCGACCGCATGCCAACAACTGTGCATGGCCCTGCCACAATGCTACTATTTTACGTGGGTCTCGAGCGAAAACAATTGCTACCTGAAAGGTTCCGGGGCCATTCAAGGCCGACGCAGCAACTACGCCACTGTCGGAATGGTTTCCGGCCCGAAAGTCTGCCATAGCAACCCTCCAG GCGCGTGTTACGAACTGAATGTGGACTACTACGGCCACGACGTGCAAAAGATCGAGACAGGACAAGTGACCACCGCCACCATGTGCCACGAATTATGCCGTGGAAAGGAAGGATGCTTTCACTGGACCTGGGTAAAGCAGACACAGTCATGCTACCTCAAGGGACCGTATGCCTTGCAAGGAAGGGTACATGACAGCACGAAGATCGGCATGGTCTCCGGGCCGAAAACATGCATAAATCCACCAG TGCCATGCTATGAGATGGACGTCGACTACAGGGGAGGCCTCGTGAGTGAAACGGGGCCTGGATCTGCGGCTTCCGCCTCGATGTGTCAGTCGCTCTGCCAAGCATCCCGAGTGTGCTACTTCTGGACATGGGACCGCACGACACGCAACTGCTATCTAAAAGACAGCACTGCCTCGTCTTTCCGGGTGTCCGATGCATCAACCATCGGCTTTGTATCGGGGCCTAAGGACTGTGACCCGCTCCCGCCAG CTTGCATGGAGCTGGATGTCGACTATTTTGGTCACGACATCAAGAAAATTGAAGACGAACAGGTCGACAGTGCGGCGTCTTGCCAGTCTCGCTGCCAGGCGACGAGCGGCTGCATCTACTGGACATGGGTATCTCAAACAATGAAATGTTACTTGAAGGACATGCACGCCCTGATAGGACGCGTTCAAAGCCCACAAACCGTGGGCATGGTATCGGGGCCGAAATATTGCACTCCTACACCCCCAG GCTGCCACGAGTGGGACGTGGACTATCAAGGTTTCGATATAAAGAAACTTGAAGGACAATGTTCCTCGGCAAAGATGTGCCAGAGCATGTGCCAAGGAACTACAGGGTGCAGTTTCTGGTCCTACGTGAGCTCGACAAATAGTTGTTACTTGAAGAGCCACCTGGCCCTCAATGGCCACCAATCTAACGAATCGACTCTGGGAATTGTCTCGGGCCCCGCGTTCTGTCCTATCCAGCCTA TTTGCAGGGAGGAGAACGTCGACTATGCTGGCTACGACGTGCAAAAAATTGAAAGCGGAGACGTGGCATCAACCAAGGCGTGCCAGGCACTGTGCGAGCAACTGCCGGAGTGTTCCTTTTGGACCTGGGTCAGTTACACACGGCACTGCTACCTCAAGAACCACTACGCGTTGATCGGTCGTGATGCTGGtccggcagctgctggcaTGACGTCTGGCCCCAAGCGCTGTACTGCAGTCCCACAAG CCTGCCACGAGTACAACGTGGACTATAGGGGGCACGATGTCAAAAAACTCGAGTCGGGAAAGGTGCTCTCAGCCGATACATGCCGAGCTCTATGCCAGGTCGACCACAGCTGCCACTACTGGACTTGGGTGCGGGCGACCAACAACTGCTACCTGGAAGACCAATATGCACCACTAGGCCGCATCCAGGATGGCAGCACCGCAGGCATGGTCTCGGGATCCAGGCGGTGCGGTGAACAATTTGCAG GCTCATGCTACGAAAGCGGCGTCGACTACTATGGATACGATATTGAAAAGCTGGAGACGGGGGAAGTAACAACACCGTCAGCATGCCAAGCTTTGTGCAAGGGACGCACAGGCTGCTACTATTGGACATGGGtcaagacgacgcagagttGCTACCTGAAAAACCCGTACGCACTACAGGGCTGGCTACGCAATAGCTCAACAATGGACAAAATATCGGGGGCGAAAGATTGCGTCCCGGCTCCCCCAA CATGCCATGAGCTCGACGTAGACTACCGCGGGTTTGACGTCCAAAAACTCGAAACCAATTCAATCAACTCTTACGTTGAATGCCAGTCGCTCTGCGAAGCGAACGAACGGTGTTTTTACTGGACGTGGGTGAGCCAGAAGAAAAGTTGTTATCTGAAGGACCACGGGGCCCTGCTTGGCCGTGTGCAGGATGCGGCGACTGCGGGACTCGTTTCCGGACCAAAACTCTGCGCACCGCATG AACACTGCTACGAGATTGATGTGGACTACCGCGGGTTCGATACGGAGAAGATCGAAAACGGAAAAGTGACATCGGCTGCCCTGTGTCATCATCACTGCCTCGCATCCGCGGCGTGTGCATATTGGACGTGGGTCGGCCAAACAAGCAACTGCTACCTCAAGAATAGCAGCGCAGTTCTAGGACGCGTCCAGGACTTCAGCACCGTAGGAATGGTGTCTGGCCCGCGGACCTGCTTCCCCGCCGCCG GTACCCTGGAGATCAACGTGGACTTCTTCGGCCATAATATTAAACTGATAGACGACGGTTCTATCAGGTCCTACACTGATTGTCAGTATGTGTGCCAGCAGTACACCGATTGCCACTACTGGACGTATTATCAGGATAGCAGGTCGTGCTTCCTCAAAAATGCGTCTGCACCCACAATGCGAGTTCCCAGGCAGTCAACAGTGTCTGGGCCTAAATTCTATGACCAGCCAAGCTTTCCTGAACCTCCAACGCCTGAAGGGCCTCTGCCAGAGTGCTTCCACACCAACGTCGAGTTCACCGGCACAGAGGTTCAGTCGCTGGTCTCTTCCACAGCGACCGAGTGCCACGCGACATGTCAGACCAGCAACGTGTGTTCTTTCTTCACCTTCTACCGGCATGAGCGACGGTGTGTCCTCAAGACTTCAGAGACAGGGGAGCCTCTTAAAGAACTTCCGGTCGGTTTTGCAGTTTCGGGCATGAGGTCGTGCAGCATCGGCCAGCCCCATGATTCTGCTCCGCCGTGTGCCGTGTACAACACCGAATACGTCGGGCAAGAAAGCGATTCTGATGCCGCCATTTCGGCTGTCGAGTGCCAGGTTCTGTGCCAGAGGAGCAGACTGTGTAACTTCTTCACATACTACAAGCAGGACGGTCGATGCGCCCTGAAGCAATTTGATTCGCACTCTGCGGAGCTGCAGGAGATACCGTTCGGTTACGCTATTTCTGCTACAAAATACTGTGGGCCCCCTCCCTCGTCAGCCGTCCCCTCATGCGCCGACCGGAATGTGGAGTATCTCGGCGCCACCGTAGGTGACGTTGCGACAACCACGTCAGCTGCGGACTGTCAGGCACTCTGCCAAAACGCCCCCACCTGCGAGTTTTTCACATTTGACGGCCGGACAACTGCATGTGTGCTGAAGAAGGCCTACCCGGGGGGCGAAGACAAGATCTATAAGCTGTCGAAGCCTTACGCAGCTTCGGCGCTGAAATACTGCGTGCCTTCCCAGGCAGACCCTGAATGCGCGGAGAAAGATACGCTGTACCTGGGAATTGACACAGCGCCTATTGTAACCGTGGAGACGGCGTTGGAGTGCCAGAAGTTATGCCAGCACTCCACAGAATGTGAATTCTTCACCTTTAATGATGTGGAAAAGCGGTGCCGGCAAAGGAGGTCGCCCGTCGTAGGCGCCACTGTACAGAAGGTCTCTTTCCCAAACGTTGTATCGGCAATGAAATACTGCACCTCTCCAAATGAGCCACAGACAACGCCTTACTCAGAAGAAAACGTGGAATTGAAATCCCACAACCTGGAGATATCGCCCGTTGCCGCAGATAATGTCACTGCTTGCCTGGATGCATGCAACAATCAACCCGATTGCTATTACTGGACGTTCTACTCCACTGTAGATCGAGCAATGAGTTGCCACCTCAAGAACGCTCGTGCGATGGCAGGAAAAACTCAGTTTGCTGGAGCAGTTTCGGGCTCCCGAGAGGTTGAAATTGCACTGGACCCACAGACCGAGTATGTCGGTGCGAACTTGCCACAGGATCCGGTTGCAGTGGCGTCGCCCCAAGAATGCAGAGAGGCttgctcgctcgcgccggaaTGCGCCTACTGGACGTATTATTCTAACAGGGTGGTCAACTGCTTCCTGAAAGATTCTGCGGCAAAAGAttcgagaaggaaaaaccCCGATGCCACGTCAGGTAGCCGGCATGCCGTCATGGGACCGGTGCCCATGAAGTACCTGGATGACCGCAAGTATGAGCCCGCAATGTCCGCCGGACCCGCAGCTTTCCGTACAGTTCTGACGACTCCTACTGCCGAGCAGTGCCAGGCACGGGCGCAAGCTAATACGCAGAAGCTCTTTTGGTCGTGGAACAAATTTGACCATACATGCAACTTCTATGGTCCTGAGGTCGTGGGCACGGAGACCTACGATTTCGAGTGGGTGTCAGGTCATGCCGAAAGCCAAGACAAGAGTTATTCGA GTGAAGCGTATACCTACGGACAGGGCGTTTACTTGCTCCACCTTGGTTCCTTCGAGGCGAAACAAGCTCCTTCTCCAAAGGCCTGCGCAGAAGAATGTGGCAAGTCAAAGCTGTGTCGATCTGCATCCTTCACGCGAGGTGTCGACGGCGGAGCACCGAACTGTTACCTAGGAGGGCTTGCAGGACAGACCCTCGCTGCCTCGAAAGACAGTGTCGTTGTTGCACAAAACAGGGCTACTCTAATGGTTGCGAAAAAGCCTATCCCGTCGCACCTTGAGGAGCACCCCGACACCCCTATTCCCCAGTGTATCGATCTCTGCCGGCGGTCCGGAGAGTGCAAGCGCTGGGCGTTCGATCTATCCAAGAACATCTGCTATCTCTATCGCGAGATTGGCGCAGAACAGGATGATCCAAACTTTCTGATAGCCGACATTGGAATCCATCTCGAAGAAATCGAGCAGCTGA TACTACTCGATACCGCGTTGACCCCGACGGCAGTCGAGTCGATTGTTACACCAGTTGCAAATTGTAAAAACGCGTGCCAGAAAGTGCAGTGCTTCGCCTACTCCTACGttccggcggccgctggaggCAGCGATATATGCCACATCGGGAACATtcgggaggcgaaggaccTGAAAACGTTTGCTGTCTCACGTAAGGGCAGTGTCCTCATTCGCAATCCCGGTGGAGCTATGGCCACAGGGGTCGCGTACGTTGGCGAAGCATCTGAAGAAGATGCGTCCCAGCTCAACGCCGCatccgcgtgcgcagaagcATGTTCATCTGCGCGGGATTGCAAGGCGTGGACCTttcgaggagaggagaaactATGCGAGCTCTTCGCTAGCGTCTCAGGTGTTGTACCGGATTCCGGTTCTGTCGTGTCTGGGAACGAGACAGCTGATGCGGCAACCTTGGAAAAGTCCCCCA CCAAGACTGGCATGGTGATCTCAACGAGCTGGAAAACAACAGTGCTTGCTAAACAACCTATGAGCACTGAGCAAGAATGCGAAGAACTCTGCGCCACGACAGAGAAATGCGTCCAGTGGTCCGCCGCGACGCAAGAAGACGGGACTGTCGAGTGCATTGCTGGCACGTGGaacgcggcgctcgaggagaAGACCAACGCGCACACATCCGTTCTGGGATCCAGATTCTTCACGCCATTCCTGGAACTAAAGGGCACAACGATTACGACGGATGAGCCGGACCCTTCCCTAGACCCTGCGAAGCACTGCGCCACTCGATGCGCCACTGAAGTAGATACATGTCACGCGTGGACGTTGCTGACTAGTTCCTCTACGAAGACGTGCCACTACTTCACGGAGGAAGCAGCTGTCGTCAGCGTCACGAACCCGCTGGCCGTTTCCGGCAGCAGAGGAGTTCTTGACATTCAGTTGCCTG TAATTTATGGCGCGCACGAGGAGCCAAAGGCGCAAGCTGATCCCGCCACTTCAGTTCTTGCTTGTCAACAGAAGTGCGAAGGCGATGCCTCCTGCTTGGCATGGACATGGAACTACACCCAGGACTGGCCGGACGCCTGTACTGTCGTGACGGACCCTCTGTTCAAGCACGAGGCTACAAATGGCACCATTCTAGTAATGATGGAGCGCAGGTTCTTGCAGCCTTTCCTGCTTCTGGCTGGCGAGGACAACGATGTCCTTCAGCGCGAAGATGGCTCCGCGACTACTGACGGGCTGTGCCAGTGCATGGGCAAATGCTACAACAATGCGGAGTGCTCAGCTTGGTCATTCGAGCTGACGGAAAATGGCTCCGTATGCAAGCTGTACTCAGCATTTGAAAAACAGCCGGGCTACGGGTTCGGCATCTCAGGCTCCCGTCGTGACGCCTCGTCGTGCCCGACCGAAGTAGAAG AACACCTGCTTCTGGAGAACCCGGCCTTAATAGAACCAGAAGGAACACTGGATGAGATTTTGAGCCAGGCGGGCCAGCATACAGGCTACACTGCGGGGGTTGCCCTCATCACGCCTGTGGGGGAAGATCCACCGAAATATAAGCTGGCCAAGGAGGGGGGTCACGGAGGGTTGTCCTCGGCTGAGGCGGCCATTGTATTCAACTACGTCGTGTCTTTGGGTCCCTGA